Proteins encoded by one window of Synechococcus sp. MVIR-18-1:
- a CDS encoding tRNA (cytidine(34)-2'-O)-methyltransferase, with amino-acid sequence MALFEPRIPPNTGNIARTCAAFGLPLDLIEPLGFSLEDRYLKRAGLDYWPHVDITIHKNVDAFFESLAQSSRVIGCSRRGGVLLQEMHFQRGDILLFGREDTGLSEATRSRCTQITTISMPCSAGEDGQGGVRSLNLSVACAIVSHQAGSQLQLW; translated from the coding sequence GTGGCACTATTTGAACCACGAATACCTCCAAATACAGGAAATATTGCTCGTACTTGTGCTGCTTTTGGTTTACCACTGGATTTAATTGAACCACTTGGGTTCAGCCTTGAAGATCGTTATTTAAAAAGGGCTGGTCTTGATTATTGGCCTCATGTTGACATCACTATCCATAAGAATGTTGATGCATTTTTTGAGTCTCTTGCTCAATCCTCAAGGGTGATTGGCTGTAGCCGTCGAGGAGGGGTTCTTCTTCAAGAGATGCATTTCCAACGGGGAGATATTTTGTTGTTCGGTCGAGAAGACACTGGCCTATCGGAGGCAACACGCAGCCGTTGCACTCAAATCACAACCATTTCGATGCCCTGCAGCGCTGGTGAAGATGGCCAAGGGGGCGTGCGAAGCCTCAATCTCTCTGTGGCTTGTGCCATCGTCAGCCACCAAGCAGGGTCCCAACTTCAGTTGTGGTAA
- a CDS encoding bifunctional adenosylcobinamide kinase/adenosylcobinamide-phosphate guanylyltransferase, whose protein sequence is MAHSNKQKSEVPNGLIVVSGPSRGGKSRWAEHLLSSQEMVTYVATSAHRSNDPSWDERMRLHRERRPLHWQLREPGSMLAACIRTEEAHHPLLIDALGGFTALHLDRDDLQWEQEAEELIESLLMRTSPTVIVIEETGWGVVPATKIGGLFRDRQGWLAQRLEQHAIDSWLVVQGRALNLTQLGILVP, encoded by the coding sequence TTGGCTCATTCAAACAAACAAAAATCAGAGGTTCCCAACGGACTCATTGTTGTAAGCGGGCCAAGCCGTGGAGGGAAAAGCCGGTGGGCTGAACATTTGCTCAGCTCTCAAGAAATGGTCACCTACGTCGCAACTTCTGCGCATCGGTCGAATGATCCAAGCTGGGATGAACGGATGCGACTGCATCGCGAAAGAAGACCCCTGCATTGGCAGCTACGCGAGCCGGGATCAATGCTTGCTGCATGCATTCGCACAGAAGAGGCCCATCACCCCTTGCTGATCGATGCCCTCGGTGGCTTTACAGCACTCCACCTCGATCGCGATGATCTTCAGTGGGAGCAAGAGGCTGAAGAGCTGATTGAAAGTCTTCTCATGCGAACATCTCCCACCGTGATTGTGATTGAAGAAACAGGCTGGGGAGTGGTCCCAGCCACCAAAATCGGCGGATTGTTTCGGGACCGCCAAGGCTGGCTGGCTCAACGATTAGAACAACACGCAATAGACAGCTGGCTCGTTGTTCAAGGAAGAGCTTTGAATCTCACCCAATTAGGCATACTCGTACCGTGA
- the pxcA gene encoding proton extrusion protein PcxA — protein MAFRNWIGAFGKANALDVNSDLDRGYEAALLIQSLELEYYGDRPIRPELELSVPKSVQATVLRKFRVAINVCRASLDQLEYQRAQLDPQELRQLQLIESVVNRYSPRRASAAPTMTRAPDPLPRSLLGVFDKVRRQLNPAGEATLVAGFRRRRDSTLISLKVLLLLILVPLLVQQVSRTYIISPAVDRFAPDLPFLSYPKPQLEEQAVEKLRVYKAEIEFDALLRGDSIPSQEELQQQLGKKAAELKEEADAESTHAVKNVLADISATLAFVMVCLFSREELRVLRGFFDEAVYGLSDSAKAFAIILFTDIFVGFHSPEGWTVLLDGIANHFGFPARENFILLFIATFPVILATIFKYWIFRYLNRVSPSSVATLRGMNGGG, from the coding sequence ATGGCATTTCGCAATTGGATAGGAGCCTTTGGCAAAGCCAACGCGCTTGATGTCAACTCTGATCTCGATCGAGGCTATGAAGCGGCCCTATTAATCCAGAGCTTGGAACTGGAGTATTACGGCGACCGACCCATCCGTCCCGAACTTGAGCTCTCTGTTCCGAAATCGGTTCAAGCGACAGTACTGCGCAAGTTCCGAGTAGCGATCAATGTTTGTCGTGCATCGCTAGATCAACTGGAGTACCAGCGTGCCCAGCTGGATCCCCAGGAATTGCGTCAACTTCAGCTCATTGAAAGTGTCGTGAATCGGTATAGCCCTAGACGGGCTTCGGCGGCTCCGACCATGACTCGAGCTCCAGATCCGCTGCCGCGCTCCCTGCTTGGGGTCTTCGACAAGGTGCGCAGGCAGCTCAATCCAGCTGGAGAAGCGACATTAGTTGCAGGCTTTCGAAGACGCAGGGATTCGACGCTGATCTCGCTGAAGGTTCTTTTACTCCTGATTCTGGTGCCACTGTTAGTCCAACAGGTCAGCCGCACTTACATCATTAGTCCTGCTGTCGACCGCTTTGCTCCAGACCTGCCCTTCTTGAGTTACCCAAAGCCACAACTTGAAGAACAGGCAGTAGAAAAGTTGAGAGTGTATAAGGCAGAAATTGAATTCGATGCTCTTCTTCGCGGTGACTCAATCCCAAGCCAAGAAGAACTACAACAACAATTAGGGAAAAAGGCTGCTGAGCTCAAAGAAGAGGCTGATGCTGAAAGTACCCATGCTGTAAAAAATGTTTTAGCGGACATATCAGCCACGCTTGCCTTCGTCATGGTTTGCCTGTTCAGCCGCGAAGAACTAAGGGTTCTTCGCGGCTTTTTCGATGAGGCTGTTTACGGATTAAGCGACTCAGCCAAAGCCTTCGCGATTATTCTCTTCACCGACATCTTTGTTGGATTCCATAGTCCAGAAGGTTGGACTGTGCTGCTTGATGGTATTGCCAATCACTTTGGATTTCCAGCGCGAGAGAATTTTATCCTTCTGTTCATCGCTACATTCCCGGTGATTTTGGCAACAATTTTCAAATATTGGATCTTCCGTTATCTCAACCGTGTCAGTCCATCCTCTGTCGCCACATTGCGAGGCATGAACGGAGGCGGATAA
- the psb32 gene encoding photosystem II repair protein Psb32 yields the protein MPSPFKSLQLLIAASLCFFLAVPAGFAFSPQDLPAQPPDKAVLDSADVLSRAGKNEIETRLNQLESSKVDARVITVRKLDYGLSLTGFGEELVERWSNNDNTSERPLILFLEETQNKQAAVVVSAELSDQLPDALLRSTARTTMSQPMRDGERFRQASMDGIERIAVVLNGGEDPGPPIQIERTTLPTNVPTVEETSESNAFTWVIVLLVVGTIVPMATWWVFSR from the coding sequence ATGCCTAGCCCCTTCAAGTCTCTGCAGCTGCTCATCGCCGCAAGTCTCTGTTTCTTTTTGGCAGTGCCAGCGGGTTTTGCCTTTTCTCCCCAAGACCTACCAGCCCAGCCACCGGATAAGGCCGTCCTGGATTCAGCTGATGTGCTGAGTCGGGCTGGAAAAAATGAGATTGAAACGCGACTGAATCAACTGGAGTCTTCCAAGGTGGACGCCAGGGTGATTACCGTTCGCAAACTGGACTACGGGCTGAGTCTTACGGGATTTGGGGAAGAGTTGGTTGAACGTTGGTCTAATAACGACAACACGAGTGAGCGTCCTCTCATTCTTTTTCTCGAAGAAACTCAGAACAAACAAGCTGCGGTTGTTGTCTCAGCAGAGCTGAGTGATCAACTGCCAGATGCATTACTTCGCAGTACCGCGAGGACCACGATGAGTCAGCCGATGCGAGATGGCGAGCGATTCCGCCAGGCCTCCATGGATGGAATTGAACGCATTGCAGTGGTTCTCAATGGGGGCGAAGATCCAGGCCCACCAATTCAAATTGAACGCACCACTCTTCCCACAAACGTTCCCACGGTTGAGGAAACGAGCGAAAGCAACGCCTTCACTTGGGTCATTGTGCTGCTGGTGGTGGGAACCATTGTGCCGATGGCCACCTGGTGGGTCTTCTCCCGCTGA